TTTGTCGCGCAGGCGGTCGGCGTTCAGCTTGTTCGTCTCCTCGTAGGAGCGCAAAAGGCGCTCGGGGATGTCGATCGCATCGCCCTGCAACGTGTTGTGAAACGCCTTCGTGCAATCGTAGAACGCGGCCTCGCCAAGCACGACCTCCCACTCCGCCTCGATGCCGAGTTCGCGCTTGAGCGGAATCAGCCGGTTGAGGATCTCGGCGACGCCGCCTCCGGATTTCGTGGAGTTGACGTGCAAGACGCTGGCGCCCGGCATGGCGCGCGCGAGCTGGCGAAGCTCGTCGATCACGCCCGGGCCGGCGATGGTCGCGTAGGAATCGAGCATGGGGGTTTTCGAGACGTTCGTCATTTCGCGCCTCCATCCGTATGCCGCGCCATCACGGATGCGATTTTGTCGCGCAGTTCGGTGAGCGAGGAAAAAAACGGATCGATCGCACGCAGCTCATGAACAACGTCCTCGCATTCGGCGCCGAAACTCTCGAGCCAAAGCGAGAAGTCGTCATATCGTCCGGTGTTGCGGCGGCGCGCGTCGATGACGTGATAGAACACGCTGCCGGTCGAAAGCTGCGGAATGAATCTCGCCAAATCCGCCGGCGTCTCGAACGCGTGCGTCGTACTGAACACGACGATCTGCGACCGGATGAAGTGAAAGGCCTGGTCGCCCTTGGACCACGGAACGTGTTCGGATTCGTCGAGCCGGCCCTCGATGATTTCGAGCGTCTCGCGCCGCAAATCCTCCATGCTGCTGAAAGAGGTCGGATCGATGACGGCGAACCGCTCGGCAAGTCTTCGGTCGTTCAGCCCATAGCGCGCCCAGCTCGCGAAATCGTTCTGGTATTCGGGATCCTCGAAACGCGGGCGTAAAAGGCCATGCCAGAAATGGTGATAGAGCGAGCCCTCATCGATATCCGCCAGGTACAGGCCAAGCTCGCGCAGGTTTTGCGCGCGCCTGCCGGTCGCCAGGGAAATGAGGGCGCAGTCCTTGACGGCAAATGCCATAAAAATCCTCCTCTCATCGAAACGGATATTCGCGAAAAAAAGACGCAGCCGCGGCGCGGCGCCGGACAGCCAATCTATTTAATAAACGGTGTGCGCGCAAAAACGAGTGATACCCCCCACGTTTCCCCCGTCTGTCTCGTTACCGCGACCCCTTGATTTGATGAATTCACGGACGCATTCTCTCGCGCGCGCGGTCAGATATTTTTCACGCGCGGGAAGGAAACGAGCCCATGGGGATGCATCTTGCGATCGTCGGCGGCGGCGGCATCCGCACGCCGCTTTTCGTCGAATCGGTGCTCGCGCGCCAGAAGAAAACGCGCGTTATCGACCGCGTGACGCTGCACGACATCCAGCCGCGCCGGCTTTCGATCATCGAGCCGATGGCGCGCGGGCTCATCGAGCGATCAGGCGTGCCGCTCACGTTATCGGTGACGACCGATCTCGACGAGGCGCTCGCCGGCGCGGACATCGTCGTGACGACCGTGCGCGCGGGATTCGAGCGCGGGCGGATTCTGGACGAGCGTATCGCGCTTGACGAAGGCTGCATCGGGCAGGAGACCGTCGGCGCGGGCGGATTCGCGATGGCGCTGCGCAGCATTCCCGTGGTGCTCGACGTGGCGCGCCGGCTCTTTGACGCGAATCCCGGCGCGTGGCTTTTGAACTTCACGAACCCCGCGGGCATCGTGACGCAGGCGCTGCACGACGCCGGTTACGAGCGAGCGATCGGCATTTGCGATTCGGCCAACGCGCTTGCGCGCGACGCCGCGGCGTATCTGGGCGCGTCGCCGCGTGACGTGCGTCTTTCGGTGTTCGGCCTCAATCACCTGAGCCTCGCGTGGAAGGCCGAAATCGGCGGCGAGGATGTCGTGCCGCGCCTGATCGAAGACGACGCGTTTCTCGGCCGGTTCCTGGCGCTCTACGAGCCAGGCCGCCTGCGGGGGCTTGGCGCGCTGCCGAACGAATACCTTTATTATTACCTCTACGCCGACGCCGCGTACGCGCACCTGAAGCGCGAGGAAAAGACGCGCGGCGAGAAGGTGCTTGCGATGAACGAGCGATTTTTCGGCGGCGCGTTCGACGGCGCAAACGTGCGTTCGTTCGATGAACTGACCGAATTGCATCGCGCGGTGCTGCGCTCGCGGCACGAGACGTACATGGACTACGCGTGGAAGGAAACGGCGCAAAAAGCGCGGCCCGAGGAAAAGCTCCACGTGACCGGCGAGGGATACGCGGGCGTGGCGCTTGATTTCATCGACGCGCTCGCGGCCGACGCGCCGGCGCGGATCGTTCTGAACTATCGCAACGGCGGCGCGATTCCGTTTTTCGCGCATTCGGACGTGGCGGAGCTGTCGTACGACGTGTTCGACGGGACGTTGACGCCGGCGCCCGCGCCGCGCGGGATGGATGCGGGATTTGCGAAATTGCTGACGCGCGTGAAGGCGTACGAAAACCTGACCTGCCTATGCGCCCGCACGGGCGACCGCGATCTCGCCGCGGACGTCCTTTCGCTGAACCCGCTCGTACCATCGCGCGCGGTCGCCGCGCGGCTTGTCGAGCGATTCACCAGGGAGCACGAGGGCTTTTTGACGCGGCCCGCGGCGTAGCATGGATATCGTCATCGCGCCGAGCGGGCGCGTGTACCTCGATCTGATATTCCTGAATCTGGCGCGGCTGCCGCATCCGGGCGAGGAGCATTTCGCCCGATCGTTCTCGATCGTCGCCGGCGGCACGTTCAACGTGGCGCGCGCGCTGTCGAGGCTCGGGCAGCGCGCGCATCTGGCGGCGACGCTCGGCAACGACCCGGCCTCGGAGTTACTCGACATCCTCTGGAAGCGCGAGGGTCTGCCGCAAACGCTCGTCACGCGAATCGACGCTCCCGCGTCCGCGGTGACGGCGAGCTACAGCCTGGACGGCGACCGGGCCTTCGTTTCGTACATCGACGAGATCGAGGCCGACGGCGCCGGCGCCGTTCTCGATGCCGTGCGCGCGGACATGCTTGTTCTGCCGGGTGTGCCGGCACATGAAAGGCTGTTGCCGCTCGTGGAACGCGCGCGCGCGGCGGGGATTCCCATCTGCCTCGCCGCGCAGTTTCTCGGCGAGCGCGCGCGAAGCGCGACGGTAGCCGCTTATATCGAACGCGCCGACACGTTTATCTGCAACGCCGTCGAGGCGCGCGACATCACGGGCGAGAACGATCCGGTTCGCGCCGCCGCCGCGATCAACGCACGCGGGCCGCGCGCGATCGTGACGGACGGCTCGCGCGGGGCGGTGTTGGCCGGCGGCGATGGGACGATCCGGGTCGCGGCGCCGGCGATCGAGGCCGTGGACACGACGGGCGCGGGCGACTGTTTTGTCGCGGGATTCGTGGACGGCGCGGCGCGCGGATTCGGCGCGTCCGAGTCGCTGCGCCGCGCGGTGGCGGCGGGGACGCTCACGTGCCTGGGAGCGGGCGGGGCCGCCGCGCCGACGCGCGAGGCGCTTGAGGAATTCCTGGTGCGCGTTCCGGCCGCGTCAGTCCTCTGATTTCTCGCGCCCGGTTTGAGGCGCGAGTCGAACGAGCGCGCGCGTCACGCGGCGGCGGTCGGCCTCCTCGATACGCACCTCGTGAACGTCGAGCGCGAAGGTTTCGCCGGGTTTCGGGATGCGTCCGACGCGGTCGACGATCCAGCCGCCGATCGTGTTGAAGCTGCCGTCGGGTTTATCGCGATCGAAGTTTTCGAAGAAATCGTGCGCGTTGAAGCGCCCGCCCACGCGCACCCAGCCGTCCGCGACCTCCTCGATGAGGTCCGGCTCCGAGCGATCGAATTCGTCCTTGATGTCGCCGACGATGACCTCGAAGATATCTTCGAGGGTGATGAGCCCGCTGGTTCCGCCGTACTCGTTGACGACGACCGCGATCTGTACCTTGCGCGCCTGAAACTCGCGCAGCAGGTCGTCGAGGGGAATGTCCTCGCCGACGAAAAACGGCTTGCGCGCGATGTCGCCAAGGCGGATCTCGCCGTCGGTGCGTCCCCAGTGGCGAAGCAAGTCCTTCGCGTGGATGATTCCGATGATCTTGTCGAGGCTGCCGGTAAAAATCGGGATGCGCGAGTGGCCCGAATCGCGCATGCGCGCGAGCACCTCGGCGATGGTCTCGTCATCGGCGACAGCCGCGACGTTGATGCGCGGCACCATGACCTCGCCCGCGGGCGTGCCCGGCAGATCGATGATGCCCTGGAACATCTCGCCGGATTCGACGTCGATCAGGCCCTCGCGCTCGGCTTCGTCGAACATCTCCTCGAGGCGCTCCTCGATCACGCGCGCGCGCTGGGCATCCGACTCGGTCGCGCCCGGGCGGAACATGCGCTTGAACCACATCTGGATCGACGCCCGGCTCATCGCGCCGCCTTCGGATTCGCGCCGCCGGGCTTAACGCCCTCGGCGAACGGTTTCGCGACGCGGCGGAAAAGATCCGTTTCGAACGCGCGCATGCGCCTTGCGGCCTCGCGCCCGGCGCCCGCCTCGTGATCGTGGCCGACAAGGTGCGCGATGCCGTGGACGAGGCAAAAGAGCACCTCTTCCGCGGCGGGCATGCCGGCCTTTTCGGCGTGGCGCGCGCACGTCTCGACCGAGATGATCACGTCGCCAAGCAGCTCGTTTTCCGGCGCGGGCGCGCCGTTGACGGATTCGCGCTGCGACAGCGACAGCACGTTCGTGGGCTTGTCGCGGCCAAGATACTCGCGATTGATCTCGCGGATGCGATCGTCGCCGACAAGCAGCACGGACAGCTCCGCGCCCGCAAGGCCGCAATCGGCCAGCGTCGCGCGCGCGGCCTTTTGAACGGCGCGTTTCAACGCAGCGCCGGCGCGAGCCTCGTCACGCACGTGTACCGTCGGCAAGGCCGAGACTCCTTTCGTTGGGTTCACCGGGCCGCGGCTCCGGATATTCGATACGGCTGTGGTACACGCCCGTGATCGTCTTGACGAACGCGCGGTGCAGCCGGTTCAGGTCCTGCAACGTGAGATCGCATTCGGCAAGCTGCCCGTCGAGGAAGATGCCGTTGACCGTCTGCTCGACGGTCTGCTCGAGCCGCGCGGGCGTCGGGTTGACGAGTCGCCTGCAAGCGCTCTCGACCGCGTTCGAAAGCATGACAAGGGCCGCCTCGCGGGTGCGGGGCTTGGGGCCGGGATAGCGGAAGTCCGTCTCCTTGACGGCGTGGTCCGCGTCCTCGCGCTTTTTGGCGCGGTCGTAACACTCGCGAATCAGGCTCGTGCCGTGATGCTCGCGAATGATGTCGGTGATGCGCTCGCCCAGTCGATGCCGCCGCGCCAGCTCGACGCCCTCGCGCACGTGCGCGGTGA
This genomic stretch from bacterium harbors:
- a CDS encoding 6-phospho-beta-glucosidase — encoded protein: MGMHLAIVGGGGIRTPLFVESVLARQKKTRVIDRVTLHDIQPRRLSIIEPMARGLIERSGVPLTLSVTTDLDEALAGADIVVTTVRAGFERGRILDERIALDEGCIGQETVGAGGFAMALRSIPVVLDVARRLFDANPGAWLLNFTNPAGIVTQALHDAGYERAIGICDSANALARDAAAYLGASPRDVRLSVFGLNHLSLAWKAEIGGEDVVPRLIEDDAFLGRFLALYEPGRLRGLGALPNEYLYYYLYADAAYAHLKREEKTRGEKVLAMNERFFGGAFDGANVRSFDELTELHRAVLRSRHETYMDYAWKETAQKARPEEKLHVTGEGYAGVALDFIDALAADAPARIVLNYRNGGAIPFFAHSDVAELSYDVFDGTLTPAPAPRGMDAGFAKLLTRVKAYENLTCLCARTGDRDLAADVLSLNPLVPSRAVAARLVERFTREHEGFLTRPAA
- a CDS encoding hemolysin family protein, with the translated sequence MSRASIQMWFKRMFRPGATESDAQRARVIEERLEEMFDEAEREGLIDVESGEMFQGIIDLPGTPAGEVMVPRINVAAVADDETIAEVLARMRDSGHSRIPIFTGSLDKIIGIIHAKDLLRHWGRTDGEIRLGDIARKPFFVGEDIPLDDLLREFQARKVQIAVVVNEYGGTSGLITLEDIFEVIVGDIKDEFDRSEPDLIEEVADGWVRVGGRFNAHDFFENFDRDKPDGSFNTIGGWIVDRVGRIPKPGETFALDVHEVRIEEADRRRVTRALVRLAPQTGREKSED
- the ybeY gene encoding rRNA maturation RNase YbeY; translation: MKRAVQKAARATLADCGLAGAELSVLLVGDDRIREINREYLGRDKPTNVLSLSQRESVNGAPAPENELLGDVIISVETCARHAEKAGMPAAEEVLFCLVHGIAHLVGHDHEAGAGREAARRMRAFETDLFRRVAKPFAEGVKPGGANPKAAR
- a CDS encoding carbohydrate kinase family protein, translated to MDIVIAPSGRVYLDLIFLNLARLPHPGEEHFARSFSIVAGGTFNVARALSRLGQRAHLAATLGNDPASELLDILWKREGLPQTLVTRIDAPASAVTASYSLDGDRAFVSYIDEIEADGAGAVLDAVRADMLVLPGVPAHERLLPLVERARAAGIPICLAAQFLGERARSATVAAYIERADTFICNAVEARDITGENDPVRAAAAINARGPRAIVTDGSRGAVLAGGDGTIRVAAPAIEAVDTTGAGDCFVAGFVDGAARGFGASESLRRAVAAGTLTCLGAGGAAAPTREALEEFLVRVPAASVL
- a CDS encoding DUF5752 family protein — its product is MAFAVKDCALISLATGRRAQNLRELGLYLADIDEGSLYHHFWHGLLRPRFEDPEYQNDFASWARYGLNDRRLAERFAVIDPTSFSSMEDLRRETLEIIEGRLDESEHVPWSKGDQAFHFIRSQIVVFSTTHAFETPADLARFIPQLSTGSVFYHVIDARRRNTGRYDDFSLWLESFGAECEDVVHELRAIDPFFSSLTELRDKIASVMARHTDGGAK